One window of the Natrinema sp. HArc-T2 genome contains the following:
- a CDS encoding histidine kinase → MASETVTKRPERTETALEPWQAGTVGGIIGAIVFGAMMVVQTPGVLEMAIPALYGLEGGLAGTIVHLSHGAVLGVVFAALLVATGRADASPTTAGLLGLGYGVGVWLVLAVIVMPIWLSTVGFELAPAVPNIAIESLIGHAAYGLVLGVVYAVLE, encoded by the coding sequence ATGGCATCAGAGACAGTAACCAAACGACCCGAACGAACTGAAACGGCACTCGAGCCCTGGCAGGCAGGAACTGTCGGCGGTATCATCGGCGCGATCGTCTTCGGCGCGATGATGGTGGTCCAGACGCCTGGCGTCCTCGAGATGGCCATTCCAGCGCTATACGGGCTCGAAGGCGGTCTCGCGGGAACGATCGTTCACCTCTCACACGGTGCGGTCCTCGGCGTCGTCTTCGCGGCGCTGCTCGTCGCGACAGGACGTGCCGACGCGAGTCCGACGACGGCCGGACTCCTCGGACTCGGCTACGGCGTCGGGGTCTGGCTGGTCCTTGCCGTCATCGTGATGCCGATCTGGCTCTCGACAGTCGGGTTCGAACTGGCACCTGCCGTCCCGAACATCGCCATCGAGAGTCTCATCGGCCACGCTGCGTACGGACTCGTCCTCGGCGTCGTGTACGCCGTCCTCGAGTGA
- the argF gene encoding ornithine carbamoyltransferase produces MKTDTDETQPRHFLDVDDLSEEELFAVLDKAEEYKHAVENGEDHADLSGQTLGMLFQKASTRTRVSFETGMTQLGGHAIFLGEDDIQLGRGEPLKDTSRALSRYVDAVMARVFKHENVEVLAEYSSVPIVNGLTDDAHPCQTLADLQTIREHEDGLEDVSAAWIGDGNNVAQSFALGCALTGVDLTIATPEGYEVDEAVLERARDLGGDPTTTTDPIEAATDADVIYTDVWISMGQEDERDVRMNDFDGFQVSADLLEHAPDASVMHCLPAHRGEEITDDVVEGEQSIVFDQAENRLHAQKALLSWLLE; encoded by the coding sequence ATGAAGACAGATACGGACGAGACACAGCCGAGACATTTCCTCGACGTCGACGACCTCTCCGAGGAGGAACTGTTCGCAGTTCTCGATAAGGCCGAGGAGTACAAACACGCCGTCGAGAACGGCGAGGACCACGCCGACCTGTCCGGACAGACCTTAGGGATGCTCTTCCAGAAGGCAAGCACCCGGACCCGGGTCTCCTTCGAGACGGGGATGACCCAACTGGGCGGGCACGCGATCTTCCTCGGGGAAGACGACATCCAGCTCGGACGGGGCGAACCGCTGAAAGACACCTCGCGGGCACTCTCGCGATACGTCGACGCGGTAATGGCCCGCGTCTTCAAACACGAGAACGTCGAGGTGCTCGCCGAATACTCGTCGGTGCCGATCGTCAATGGGCTAACCGACGATGCCCACCCCTGCCAGACGCTCGCGGATCTGCAGACGATCCGCGAACACGAAGATGGCCTCGAGGACGTCTCGGCAGCCTGGATCGGCGACGGGAACAACGTCGCCCAGTCGTTCGCGCTCGGCTGTGCGCTGACCGGTGTCGACCTGACAATCGCGACGCCCGAGGGATACGAAGTCGACGAGGCCGTCTTAGAGCGCGCCCGCGACCTCGGCGGCGATCCGACGACGACGACCGACCCCATCGAGGCGGCCACCGACGCCGACGTCATCTACACGGACGTCTGGATCTCGATGGGCCAGGAAGACGAACGCGACGTTCGCATGAACGACTTCGATGGTTTCCAGGTCTCCGCGGACCTGCTCGAGCACGCCCCCGATGCATCCGTGATGCACTGTCTCCCGGCCCACCGCGGCGAAGAGATTACCGACGATGTCGTCGAGGGTGAGCAGTCGATCGTCTTCGATCAGGCTGAAAACAGGCTTCACGCTCAGAAGGCGTTATTGAGCTGGCTGCTCGAGTAG
- a CDS encoding [LysW]-lysine hydrolase encodes MNASTGDPTDVSLEEARELLVDLVSIPSPTREEREAAKRLVDFFEAHDREVWIDAVGNVRAPADDSVLLTSHIDTVPGDIPVEVEETGDDEILWGRGSVDATGPLAAMAAAAVRTGVSFVGVVGEEVDSKGSRYLVDDRETSPDAVVNGEPSGADGITLGYRGLIAGTYVATSESGHTSRPDPNAIQHAVRWWSAVEERFEGDEYEPIFEQVTTKPVDIEGGVSEDGLSVETTMDVQLRVPPALDVETVREAAEAELEVGTVTWKDKVPPVMMSPRTEVARAFRVAIRQEGADPRLVRKTGTSDMNIYAGAWDCPMVTYGPGNSDLDHAPDERLPLSEFDQSVSILERVARTLSED; translated from the coding sequence ATGAACGCGAGCACGGGCGACCCGACGGACGTCTCGCTCGAGGAGGCTCGAGAGCTGCTGGTCGACCTCGTCTCGATTCCCTCGCCGACCCGCGAGGAACGCGAGGCGGCCAAACGCCTCGTGGATTTCTTCGAGGCCCACGATCGAGAGGTCTGGATCGACGCGGTCGGGAACGTCCGCGCGCCAGCGGATGATTCCGTCCTCCTCACCTCACACATCGACACCGTGCCGGGTGACATCCCCGTCGAGGTCGAGGAAACCGGCGACGACGAGATCCTCTGGGGGCGTGGCAGCGTCGACGCGACGGGCCCGCTCGCCGCGATGGCGGCTGCTGCCGTTCGTACCGGTGTTTCCTTCGTCGGTGTCGTCGGTGAGGAAGTCGACTCGAAGGGGTCGCGCTATCTGGTCGACGACCGGGAGACTTCGCCGGACGCCGTCGTCAACGGTGAGCCCTCCGGGGCCGACGGAATCACACTCGGCTATCGCGGATTGATCGCCGGCACGTACGTCGCGACAAGCGAGTCGGGCCACACCTCCCGACCGGACCCGAACGCGATCCAACACGCCGTTCGCTGGTGGTCCGCCGTCGAGGAGCGCTTCGAAGGCGACGAGTACGAACCGATCTTCGAGCAGGTAACGACCAAGCCGGTCGACATCGAAGGCGGTGTCAGCGAGGACGGCCTCTCCGTCGAGACGACGATGGACGTCCAGTTGCGCGTGCCGCCGGCGCTCGACGTCGAGACCGTCCGTGAAGCCGCGGAAGCCGAACTCGAGGTCGGGACCGTCACCTGGAAGGACAAGGTGCCTCCGGTGATGATGAGCCCGCGAACGGAGGTCGCCCGGGCGTTCCGCGTTGCCATCCGCCAGGAAGGCGCCGACCCGCGTCTGGTACGAAAGACCGGCACCAGCGACATGAACATCTACGCCGGAGCCTGGGACTGTCCGATGGTTACCTACGGGCCCGGCAACTCAGACCTCGATCACGCACCCGACGAACGGCTCCCGCTGTCGGAGTTCGACCAGTCAGTGTCGATCTTAGAGCGCGTCGCGCGGACGCTCAGTGAGGACTGA
- a CDS encoding aspartate aminotransferase family protein, which translates to MSDLDFVSGSKPIGIERGEGPYLYTSDGTEYIDAGASFACTPLGHSHPAVVDAVTEQVADLTFVDSSFPVQSREDAYAAFVASTPDGLESAWFCNSGTEANEAALKFARSATGNSKIVAATRSFHGRTMGALAATWKDKYKEPFEPLAGGVEFVPYGDGEELAAAVDDETAAVILEPIQGEGGINVPPAGYLETARECTDEAGAALVFDEVQTGMGRTGSMWACQNAGVTPDILTTAKGLGNGLPIGGVAVRDWIADGAASHNSTFSGGPVVTAAVHATISTLVEEEWPAHAASMGDYLTTELEATLGDEVREIRGEGLLIGIELKRGSNRVARDLAMKHQVLALPAGRTVLRLLPPLVIDNDAADQLVDALDAVISPDDTES; encoded by the coding sequence ATGAGCGACCTCGATTTCGTCTCCGGCAGCAAGCCGATCGGCATCGAGCGCGGTGAGGGACCGTACCTCTACACGTCCGACGGCACGGAGTACATCGACGCGGGCGCGAGTTTCGCCTGCACGCCGCTCGGACACTCCCATCCCGCGGTCGTCGACGCGGTCACCGAGCAGGTCGCCGATCTGACGTTCGTCGACTCCTCGTTTCCCGTCCAGTCGCGGGAAGACGCCTACGCGGCGTTCGTCGCGTCGACGCCCGACGGTCTCGAGTCGGCCTGGTTCTGTAACTCTGGAACCGAGGCTAACGAGGCCGCGCTGAAGTTCGCCCGGTCGGCGACCGGCAACTCGAAGATCGTCGCTGCGACCCGCTCGTTCCACGGGCGGACGATGGGGGCGCTCGCAGCGACCTGGAAGGACAAGTACAAGGAGCCGTTCGAGCCCCTGGCTGGCGGCGTGGAGTTCGTTCCCTACGGCGACGGCGAGGAGCTTGCAGCCGCCGTGGACGACGAGACTGCGGCGGTGATCCTCGAGCCGATCCAGGGCGAAGGCGGGATCAACGTCCCGCCAGCGGGCTACCTCGAGACTGCCCGCGAATGCACCGACGAGGCCGGCGCGGCGCTGGTCTTCGACGAGGTCCAGACCGGCATGGGACGGACGGGGTCGATGTGGGCCTGCCAGAACGCAGGCGTCACCCCCGATATCCTCACGACCGCGAAAGGCCTCGGCAACGGCCTCCCGATCGGCGGCGTCGCGGTTCGAGACTGGATCGCCGACGGCGCGGCCTCGCACAATTCGACATTCAGCGGCGGCCCCGTCGTCACCGCGGCGGTCCACGCGACGATCTCGACGCTGGTCGAGGAGGAGTGGCCCGCCCACGCCGCTTCGATGGGCGACTACCTCACGACGGAACTCGAGGCCACCCTCGGTGACGAAGTGCGTGAGATCCGCGGTGAGGGGCTGCTCATCGGTATCGAGTTGAAGCGGGGGTCGAACCGCGTCGCCCGCGACCTCGCGATGAAGCATCAGGTGCTGGCGCTGCCCGCAGGGCGAACCGTCCTGCGCCTGCTTCCGCCGCTGGTGATCGACAACGACGCGGCGGATCAGCTCGTGGACGCGCTAGACGCGGTCATCTCCCCCGACGACACCGAATCATGA
- a CDS encoding acetylglutamate/acetylaminoadipate kinase, whose amino-acid sequence MTVVVKVGGARAVDPEGALADVASLVEDGEDVVLTHGGSTAVDETLEELGEEPTYVETPGGVVGRFTDERTMDVFKMVMPGKLNTDLVESLHNEGVDAVGLSGTDGKLLSGKRKSAVRVKEDGKKKIKRGDHSGKIESVNADLLETTLDGGYTPVVSVPILGKEKSGGYTAVNADADRAAAAIAGALEADLVLLTDVSGVYEDPDDESTKIESAATPAEFEGVKDAAEGFMTKKVMAAEEALEGGASSVVVADANADEPITSALDGEGTTLEPGVLADEDDAETEAAE is encoded by the coding sequence ATGACGGTCGTCGTCAAGGTCGGCGGTGCACGCGCCGTCGATCCCGAAGGCGCACTCGCCGACGTTGCGAGCCTCGTCGAAGACGGCGAAGACGTCGTCCTCACCCACGGCGGCTCGACCGCCGTCGACGAGACCTTAGAGGAGCTCGGCGAGGAACCCACCTACGTCGAGACTCCAGGAGGAGTGGTTGGGCGCTTTACCGACGAGCGCACGATGGACGTCTTCAAAATGGTGATGCCGGGCAAGCTCAACACCGATCTGGTCGAGAGCCTGCACAACGAGGGTGTCGACGCAGTCGGCCTCTCGGGTACTGACGGCAAACTACTCTCTGGCAAACGCAAGTCCGCCGTCCGCGTCAAAGAGGACGGCAAGAAGAAGATCAAGCGCGGCGACCACTCGGGCAAAATCGAGTCGGTCAACGCCGACTTGCTCGAGACGACGCTCGACGGTGGCTACACGCCCGTCGTCTCGGTCCCGATCCTCGGCAAGGAGAAGTCGGGCGGCTACACCGCCGTTAATGCCGACGCCGACCGCGCTGCGGCGGCGATCGCCGGTGCGCTCGAGGCCGATCTGGTCTTGTTGACCGACGTCTCGGGTGTCTACGAGGACCCCGATGACGAATCGACCAAGATCGAGTCGGCTGCCACACCTGCGGAATTCGAGGGCGTCAAGGACGCCGCCGAGGGATTCATGACCAAGAAGGTCATGGCCGCCGAGGAGGCACTCGAGGGCGGCGCGTCTTCGGTCGTCGTTGCGGACGCGAACGCGGACGAGCCGATTACGAGCGCGCTCGACGGCGAGGGGACGACCCTCGAGCCCGGCGTGCTCGCGGATGAAGACGACGCTGAAACGGAGGCCGCAGAATGA
- the argC gene encoding N-acetyl-gamma-glutamyl-phosphate reductase, producing the protein MAADTVTATVIGGSGFTGGELLRLLAGHPNIELAEVTSRSKAGKSVGSVHPPLRGTDLRFTEPDDLESVDVLFAATPHGVSMGQIDEFFEIADTVVDLSADFRLESEDQYDEWYDGHEAPEYLEKAEYALPEINRENLEGAELIAGGGCNATATILGLYPLFEHDILEGGEQIVTDVKVGSSEGGAGGGEASSHPERSGVVRPYAPTGHRHEAEIEQFLGTSVSFTCHAVDMIRGASATNHVFPSGPVSKGDLWQAYRGCYEDEPFVRMAAGGSGVYRYPEPKSVAGTNLAEVGFELDPSNKRIVVFSAIDNMMKGSAGQAVHAANIALGFEETAGLEFTGLHPVGAP; encoded by the coding sequence ATGGCAGCCGACACCGTCACCGCGACCGTCATCGGCGGATCGGGCTTTACGGGCGGCGAGCTCCTGCGACTGCTCGCCGGCCACCCGAACATCGAGCTTGCGGAGGTCACGAGCCGGTCGAAAGCCGGCAAGAGCGTCGGCTCCGTCCACCCGCCGTTGCGCGGGACGGACCTGCGCTTTACCGAACCCGACGATCTCGAGAGCGTCGACGTCCTCTTTGCGGCGACGCCACACGGCGTCTCGATGGGTCAGATCGACGAGTTCTTCGAGATCGCGGATACGGTCGTAGACCTCTCGGCGGACTTCCGCCTCGAGAGCGAGGACCAGTACGACGAGTGGTATGACGGCCACGAGGCCCCCGAGTACTTGGAAAAGGCCGAATACGCACTTCCCGAGATCAACCGCGAGAACCTCGAGGGAGCAGAACTCATCGCGGGTGGCGGCTGTAACGCCACCGCGACGATCCTCGGGCTCTATCCGCTGTTCGAACACGACATCCTAGAGGGCGGCGAGCAGATCGTCACCGACGTGAAAGTCGGCTCCTCGGAAGGGGGTGCCGGCGGCGGCGAGGCCTCGAGCCACCCCGAGCGCTCGGGTGTCGTCCGCCCCTACGCGCCGACGGGCCACCGCCACGAGGCCGAGATCGAGCAGTTCCTCGGCACCTCGGTGTCGTTTACCTGCCACGCCGTGGACATGATCCGCGGTGCGAGTGCGACGAACCACGTCTTCCCGTCGGGCCCCGTCTCGAAGGGCGACCTCTGGCAAGCGTATCGCGGCTGCTACGAGGACGAGCCGTTCGTCCGCATGGCCGCCGGCGGCTCCGGCGTCTACCGCTACCCCGAACCGAAGTCGGTCGCGGGGACCAACCTCGCGGAGGTCGGCTTCGAACTCGATCCGTCGAACAAACGCATTGTCGTCTTCTCGGCCATCGACAACATGATGAAAGGCTCCGCGGGCCAGGCGGTTCATGCTGCCAACATTGCGCTGGGCTTCGAGGAGACGGCTGGACTCGAGTTTACGGGACTCCACCCCGTGGGGGCACCGTAG
- the lysX gene encoding lysine biosynthesis protein LysX encodes MNVGILYSRIRKDEKLLLNELRERDHEVTKIDVRKQTFDISEAPEAFADLDIVVDRCLATSRSLYATQFFEAYGIPVVNSHETADICADKVKNSLALEQAGVPTPATKVAFTKDTAMEAIEDFGYPCVLKPVVGSWGRLMAKIDSESAAEAILEHKATLGHYEHKVFYVQEFVEKPGRDIRVLAVDGEPIAAMVRSSDHWITNAAKGAETDVFDLDDEALDLVEKASDAVGGGLLGVDLMETGDSYTVHEVNHTVEFKALDEAVETDIAGTVVDWLEQKAAAADPELEVSA; translated from the coding sequence GTGAACGTAGGCATACTCTATTCACGGATTCGCAAAGACGAGAAGCTCCTGTTGAACGAGCTTCGCGAGCGCGATCACGAGGTTACGAAGATCGACGTTCGCAAGCAGACCTTCGACATTTCGGAGGCACCCGAGGCGTTCGCAGATCTCGATATCGTCGTCGACCGCTGTCTCGCCACGAGCCGGAGCCTCTATGCGACGCAGTTCTTCGAGGCCTACGGCATCCCCGTGGTCAACAGCCACGAGACCGCCGATATCTGCGCTGACAAAGTGAAAAACAGCCTCGCGCTCGAGCAGGCGGGCGTACCCACGCCCGCGACGAAAGTCGCGTTTACGAAAGACACCGCGATGGAAGCCATCGAGGACTTCGGCTATCCGTGCGTCCTCAAACCCGTCGTGGGATCGTGGGGCCGCCTGATGGCCAAGATCGACTCCGAGTCGGCCGCCGAGGCCATCTTGGAGCACAAGGCGACGCTTGGCCACTACGAGCACAAGGTGTTCTACGTCCAGGAGTTCGTCGAGAAACCCGGTCGCGACATTCGCGTGCTCGCGGTCGACGGCGAGCCGATCGCCGCGATGGTCCGCTCGTCGGACCACTGGATCACTAACGCCGCCAAGGGAGCAGAGACGGACGTCTTCGACCTCGACGATGAAGCGCTGGACCTCGTCGAAAAGGCCAGCGACGCCGTCGGTGGCGGCTTACTCGGCGTCGACCTCATGGAGACCGGTGATTCCTACACCGTCCACGAGGTCAACCACACCGTCGAGTTCAAAGCGCTCGATGAAGCCGTCGAGACCGACATCGCCGGCACCGTCGTCGACTGGCTCGAGCAGAAAGCCGCGGCGGCCGATCCGGAACTCGAGGTGAGCGCCTGA
- the lysW gene encoding lysine biosynthesis protein LysW has translation MTECVECGAELSLHDDLEVGEIVDCTTCGAELEVVDTEPPVLERAPELEEDWGE, from the coding sequence ATGACCGAATGCGTCGAGTGTGGGGCTGAACTGTCCCTGCACGACGATCTGGAAGTCGGAGAGATCGTTGACTGTACGACCTGTGGTGCCGAGCTGGAAGTCGTCGACACCGAGCCGCCAGTCCTCGAGCGAGCCCCCGAGCTCGAAGAGGACTGGGGTGAGTGA
- the argH gene encoding argininosuccinate lyase: MFEESAPDGEPERDPVLTDGGERSDGVVRRDRFSGGPARSFLSSLAADERIFQADLAVDRAHTVMLAEQGIIDDDVAGEILTALDAVEVDGHDSLPDGEDVHEAIETAVIERVGADGGKMHTARSRNDEVAACIRYRLREDILAAIETTLALRESLVDVADEHQETIMPGYTHLQPAQPTTVAHWALAYEGAVRRDTERLLEAYARINESPLGGAAFAGTTFDIDRERTADLLGFDGVVENSMDASSSRDFLLETVQALSTHATTLSGLAEDVIIFANRGFVELSDDYSSTSSIMPQKKNPDTLELVRAVAGDAAGSVQGLTTTLKGLPRAYNRDLQRATAHAWETVDAVTEASEVAAGAVATADWNEETLAAEAGEGFSTATGVADLLAANGLPFRTAHELVAIAAETGADYDALEAAAQEVLGESLEAYVDPDAVADALDPAKSVASRDSQGGPAPEVVDDQFVAAREALAGGDDAHAELTAALESAHEALRSEVNGYV; this comes from the coding sequence ATGTTTGAGGAGAGTGCTCCCGACGGCGAACCCGAGCGCGACCCGGTGCTCACTGACGGTGGTGAACGATCCGACGGTGTCGTCCGCCGAGACCGCTTCAGCGGCGGCCCCGCCCGGAGCTTCCTCTCCTCGCTCGCAGCGGACGAACGCATTTTCCAGGCCGATCTCGCGGTCGACCGCGCGCACACGGTCATGCTCGCCGAGCAGGGGATCATCGACGACGACGTTGCCGGTGAGATCTTGACTGCCCTCGACGCAGTCGAAGTTGACGGTCACGATTCGCTACCCGACGGCGAGGACGTTCACGAAGCCATCGAGACAGCCGTCATCGAGCGCGTTGGCGCCGACGGCGGCAAGATGCACACCGCGCGCTCGCGCAACGACGAGGTCGCGGCCTGTATCCGCTACCGCTTGCGCGAGGACATCCTTGCGGCGATCGAGACGACGCTCGCGCTCCGCGAGTCCCTGGTCGACGTGGCCGACGAACACCAGGAGACGATCATGCCTGGCTACACCCACCTTCAGCCCGCCCAGCCGACCACCGTTGCTCACTGGGCGCTGGCCTACGAGGGGGCCGTTCGCCGCGATACCGAACGCCTGCTCGAGGCCTACGCGCGGATCAACGAATCGCCGCTGGGTGGCGCAGCGTTCGCGGGCACGACGTTCGACATCGACCGCGAACGCACCGCCGACTTGCTCGGCTTCGACGGCGTGGTCGAGAACTCGATGGACGCCTCCTCGAGCCGGGATTTCCTGCTCGAGACGGTCCAGGCGCTGTCGACGCACGCGACGACGCTGTCGGGACTGGCCGAGGACGTGATCATCTTCGCGAACCGCGGCTTCGTCGAGCTGTCGGACGACTATTCGTCGACGTCCTCGATCATGCCCCAGAAGAAGAATCCCGACACGCTGGAACTCGTCCGCGCGGTCGCGGGCGATGCGGCCGGCAGCGTCCAGGGGCTGACGACGACGCTCAAGGGCCTGCCGCGTGCGTACAACCGCGACCTTCAGCGGGCGACGGCCCACGCCTGGGAGACCGTTGACGCGGTGACCGAAGCCAGCGAAGTCGCCGCGGGTGCGGTCGCGACGGCCGACTGGAACGAAGAGACGCTGGCCGCGGAAGCCGGCGAAGGTTTCTCGACCGCGACCGGCGTCGCGGACCTGTTGGCGGCCAACGGGCTGCCGTTCCGTACTGCACACGAACTGGTGGCCATCGCAGCCGAAACCGGTGCGGACTACGATGCCCTCGAGGCCGCCGCTCAGGAGGTCCTCGGCGAGTCGCTCGAGGCCTACGTCGACCCCGACGCCGTCGCAGACGCACTCGACCCCGCCAAAAGCGTCGCGAGCCGTGACTCCCAGGGCGGTCCCGCCCCCGAGGTGGTCGACGACCAGTTCGTGGCGGCCCGCGAAGCGCTCGCGGGCGGCGACGACGCACACGCCGAGTTGACCGCAGCACTCGAGTCGGCTCACGAGGCGCTCCGGTCGGAGGTGAACGGGTATGTCTGA